In the genome of Aspergillus flavus chromosome 8, complete sequence, one region contains:
- a CDS encoding P-loop containing nucleoside triphosphate hydrolase protein — MEEFVVRIYNCIFGPAGRRAEPFLNFLADVVQLDVELHSDATSTYLELSLQVFCKIIELNSTAFIQEPLKPVARRFYDLFMILHALKTAGSLDLSRHHLEVLQRRLEIGAALPPLLGSSKPLQTYKSPVTFVTPKDPPGGRHDNDHADICSVQILPTFQEIMSPRSEYLPGKHPQQWHIGGLAGLLDRNFRLLREDTIGQLRDVIHAELMPSHLRQVQRSQVRTNVYQNVQVRGLDFDRLTGLQFVVQFAQPLNVRTMSEAHRREWWELSKRLQSSALVCLTDHQGFAIFCTVAGPERPRTDGRQERRQRKVSSLWKEASVVSVTMEPRHSNRAVSLIEFPGILLPSFQPTLKALQSMKKAADLPMSEFLAPDEDEMLTGLVDMPPPKYAAVPGFSFNLRCLMNDQSDLLLSPSQPLDLKKLQEKSTLDDAQAQALVHTLQRKIGLIQGPPGTGKSYTGVALIKVLLANKAKVKPRLGPIICVCYTNHALDQLLEDLLDDKITTQIIRIGSQSKSERLQPLNLRTVARQIDKTRLEKQEQWKLQMNFDEYENSFDALRLDAIGTDRSLEFHLKRNHPRHFSQLFDKDEDGFEKVTGRRRQHLLQTWLRSGPATKGQQRAVNDLLEVPVDNMTSKERRILYEHWIRESREELHTQAHSILTSHQENKASYDKIRDELDLRCLRNADVIGVTTTGLARNLNMLRRLQSKVIMCEEAGEVLEAHLLTSLLPSAEHVILIGDHQQLRPQIQNYGLSRENRAGQQYSLDRSLFERLVEPDDDAGIRLPFSTLETQRRMHPSIAQLVRDTLYPRLQDAPSVSLYPEVAGMRKRLFWLDHRRPEGNSSVQDAMATSHWNDHEIELTLALVNHLLRQGEYQAGDIAVLTPYLGQLHRMRRKLSQAFTITLGERDQDDLDKAGFTEDERPTTPSAVSRSTLLQALRVATIDNFQGEEAKVVVISLVRSNDQNRCGFLRTPNRINVLLSRAQHGMYIIGNSETSRGVDMWHKVLNIFEGHDNFGTSLELKCPRHPSTPITVSQPDDFVQFSPEGGCSLRCGKRLQFKGHLTIKSD, encoded by the exons ATGGAGGAGTTCGTAGTGAGAATCTACAACTGTATCTTCGGACCAGCCGGGCGTCGTGCAGAGCCGTTTCTGAATTTTCTGGCCGATGTTGTGCAGCTGGACGTTGAACTTCACTCCGATGCAACCTCGACTTACCTAGAATTATCGCTCCAAGTGTTTTGTAAGATTATCGAGCTGAACTCGACTGCATTCATTCAGGAGCCGTTGAAGCCGGTAGCGAGGCGATTTTACGACCTCTTCATGATCCTTCACGCCTTGAAGACTGCTGGGTCACTAGACCTATCACGGCATCATTTAGAAGTATTACAACGCCGGCTGGAGATTGGAGCCGCCCTACCACCTTTGCTGGGAAGCTCAAAGCCTCTACAAACCTATAAATCTCCTGTAACCTTTGTCACTCCGAAAGACCCGCCTGGTGGTCGCCACGACAACGATCATGCAGATATCTGCAGTGTCCAAATTTTGCCTACTTTCCAGGAGATAATGAGTCCACGTTCAGAATATCTCCCCGGGAAACACCCGCAACAGTGGCATATTGGTGGTCTTGCCGGGCTCTTGGACCGAAACTTTCGGCTGCTGAGGGAAGACACCATCGGTCAGCTTCGAGACGTTATTCATGCTGAGCTGATGCCCAGCCACTTAAGACAAGTGCAGAGGAGCCAAGTTCGGACCAATGTCTATCAGAACGTCCAGGTGCGGGGCCTGGATTTCGATCGTTTGACGGGATTACAGTTCGTCGTCCAGTTTGCACAGCCGTTGAACGTCAGGACCATGTCGGAGGCTCACCGCAGAGAATGGTGGGAGCTATCGAAAAGACTACAATCCAGTGCTCTCGTCTGCCTCACGGATCACCAAGGATTCGCCATCTTTTGCACTGTCGCCGGGCCAGAGCGGCCCAGAACGGATGGGAGGCAAGAACGGCGGCAGAGGAAGGTCTCCTCGCTGTGGAAGGAGGCGAGCGTTGTATCTGTGACCATGGA GCCGCGCCACAGCAACCGCGCGGTCTCTCTGATTGAGTTTCCTGGCATTTTATTGCCATCATTCCAACCAACCTTGAAGGCACTTCAGTCAATGAAGAAAGCTGCAGACCTTCCGATGTCCGAATTCCTCGCCCCAGACGAGGACGAGATGCTTACCGGCCTAGTGGATATGCCACCTCCTAAGTATGCGGCAGTGCCAGGGTTTAGTTTCAACCTACGCTGTCTCATGAACGACCAGTCAGACCTTCTCCTGAGCCCGTCGCAACCGCTTGACTTGAAGAAGCTCCAAGAGAAGTCTACCCTTGATGATGCGCAGGCACAAGCCCTTGTCCACACCCTTCAGCGAAAGATAGGACTCATTCAAGGCCCACCAGGGACGGGCAAAAGCTATACTGGAGTCGCTCTCATAAAGGTCCTGCTAGCCAACAAAGCAAAAGTAAAGCCACGACTTGGCCCCATCATATGCGTCTGCTACACAAATCACGCTCTCGATCAGCTTCTAGAAGACCTATTGGACGATAAAATCACGACCCAAATTATCCGTATCGGCTCGCAGTCCAAGTCAGAAAGACTGCAGCCGCTCAATCTCAGAACCGTGGCTCGGCAGATTGACAAAACTAGGTTGGAGAAGCAGGAGCAGTGGAAGCTACAAATGAACTTCGACGAATACGAAAACAGTTTCGATGCACTCAGACTAGATGCAATAGGCACCGATCGAAGCTTAGAATTCCATCTAAAGCGAAACCATCCTCGCCACTTTAGCCAACTGTTCGACAAGGACGAGGATGGTTTCGAGAAGGTTACTGGCCGGCGCCGTCAACACCTTCTACAGACGTGGCTCAGATCTGGTCCAGCAACTAAGGGGCAGCAGCGTGCGGTGAACGACCTTCTGGAGGTCCCTGTGGACAACATGACGTCCAAGGAACGCAGGATCCTATACGAACATTGGATCAGGGAAAGTAGAGAAGAACTTCATACTCAAGCTCACTCGATCTTGACTTCGCACCAGGAAAACAAAGCATCCTATGACAAGATCCGAGACGAGCTAGATCTGCGATGCTTGCGCAATGCTGATGTTATAGGAGTCACGACGACTGGCTTAGCCCGCAATCTTAATATGCTGCGCAGACTACAATCGAAAGTGATCATGTGTGAGGAGGCTGGTGAGGTCCTAGAAGCTCATTTGCTCACCTCACTTTTGCCATCGGCCGAGCATGTCATTCTAATCGGAGATCATCAGCAGCTTCGGCCTCAAATCCAGAACTACGGACTTTCTCGAGAGAACAGAGCAGGACAGCAATACTCCTTGGATCGCTCCCTGTTTGAACGACTTGTCGAACCGGATGATGACGCTGGCATAAGGCTTCCATTCTCTACACTGGAAACACAACGACGAATGCATCCCTCAATCGCACAGCTGGTCCGAGACACATTGTACCCTCGCTTACAAGATGCACCTTCAGTTAGCCTGTATCCCGAAGTTGCAGggatgagaaagaggctTTTCTGGCTTGACCACCGACGGCCTGAAGGCAACTCTTCGGTCCAGGATGCCATGGCAACATCTCACTGGAATGATCACGAGATTGAATTGACACTGGCCCTGGTGAATCACCTGCTCCGTCAAGGAGAATACCAAGCCGGTGACATAGCTGTTCTGACTCCATATCTTGGTCAGCTTCATCGAATGAGGCGTAAACTGAGCCAAGCGTTCACGATCACCTTGGGAGAAAGAGACCAGGACGACCTCGACAAGGCAGGCTTCACAGAAGACGAAAGACCGACGACACCGAGCGCAGTGTCCAGATCAACTCTCCTGCAAGCACTGAGAGTCGCGACTATTGACAATTTCCAGGGTGAGGAGGCAAAGGTGGTGGTGATCTCTCTGGTTAGAAGCAACGATCAAAATCGATGTGGCTTCCTCCGCACGCCAAATCGCATCAATGTTTTGCTTTCACGCGCACAGCATGGAATGTATATCATCGGTAACTCGGAAACCTCAAGGGGTGTGGATATGTGGCATAAGGTCCT
- a CDS encoding putative heat shock trehalose synthase: MSEQQQQRKRERDINEGTSWSGRSLTTIYAGISVLHRDYEDSRAAIAFRNSAYLFDYIVFDLPAESSNTPVHTICNRIVSELRTYSEKHKEKLIGLAMPLLLADKYPPLCPQLWRELDILPLVLEHKERARADADQGELATFASWNTKELDEQADSMVRKCLRSFGAGHVLQGEIGLGSLVGVDRNFRVRLADLQDYQETVNARTWSMAQDYAEELKRRNVKIAFFSLSSHGRPDIHTRHSLVRFLHYLGVNVQCGLNMWSRYVPKPRPGINSIIRKMQDSLEGLGERDDSITVDEEMCILQWVYENARRYWLCEDDPLQARSKGGADIVVIDDVPLTPAALLSKQTDPGRPVIFENRLQVQKGALQDASNFSTRPWNFLRERLKHVDLVVSQAPKELLPNIMPQKKVVYIPVSVDQLDGLNKCMSDFDLTFYGREFNTLCRSFETPTLNYPNEEYILHLSQFRNLDETITVLNAYQKFRSHCMDAGMNTLFPKLLIYHYGPSRSSRSTLIYDAILSYIETDMPRLKSCIYVMQIGPPDQLWNTLLTRAKVVIELSMCEGIPAMLLAAVQKGKPIITAKEIGQFSFTKGVNNILFCEKGDADIIARLLRDLWTDPRLSELLLPGSRRLRDEYTTVGNAVNWLFLAAEMSREGNVVEPDGRSIYELAGQGAGLCA, encoded by the exons ATGTCcgagcagcagcaacagagGAAACGGGAGAGAGATATCAATGAAGGGACATCCTGGTCTGGTCGGTCGTTGACT ACTATCTACGCCGGCATCTCTGTTTTGCACCGCGACTACGAAGATAGCAGAGCTGCCATCGCTTTTCGAAACTCGGCGTACTTATTTGACTATATCGTGTTTGATTTGCCCGCTGAGTCGTCCAACACACCTGTCCATACCATTTGCAACCGGATCGTATCCGAACTGCGGACCTACAGTGAGAAGCACAAGGAAAAGCTCATAGGTCTGGCCATGCCGCTGTTGCTGGCCGACAAGTACCCACCTCTCTGTCCTCAGCTCTGGCGGGAATTGGATATTCTACCTCTAGTTCTGGAACACAAGGAACGCGCAAGGGCGGATGCCGACCAGGGTGAACTGGCGACATTCGCATCATGGAACACTAAGGAGTTGGATGAACAGGCGGACTCCATGGTCAGAAAGTGTTTGCG ATCCTTTGGCGCGGGCCATGTCCTGCAAGGGGAAATAGGTCTCGGGAGCTTGGTAGGGGTTGACCGGAATTTTCGGGTGCGGTTGGCCGATTTGCAAGACTACCAGGAGACGGTGAATGCTCGGACATGGTCTATGGCTCAAGATTATGCAGAAGAACTCAAGCGACGGAATGTGAAAATTGCGTTCTTCAGTTTATCCTCCCATGGGAGGCCGGATATCCATACGAGGCACTCACTGGTGAGGTTCTTACATTACCTGGGGGTCAATGTTCAATG TGGCTTAAACATGTGGTCTAGGTATGTTCCAAAGCCACGTCCAGGGATCAATAGCATTATCCGGAAGATGCAAGATTCTCTAGAAGGACTGGGTGAAAGGGATGATTCCATCACTGTCGATGAGGAAATGTGTATTTTGCAGTGGGTCTATGAAAACGCCCGACGGTACTGGCTCTGTGAAGATGATCCTCTGCAGGCTCGTTCCAAGGGCGGTGCAGACATTGTGGTCATCGACGATGTGCCGCTTACACCCGCAGCGTTATTATCGAAACAGACGGATCCGGGACGACCAGTCATTTTTGAAAATCGACTTCAAGTGCAAAAGGGCGCGTTGCAGGATGCGAGTAACTTTTCGACACGTCCGTGGAACTTCCTGCGGGAACGTCTCAAGCATGTGGATCTTGTTGTATCTCAGGCCCCGAAAGAACTGCTACCGAATATCATGCCGCAGAAGAAGGTTGTGTATATTCCCGTGTCTGTAGATCA ACTGGATGGATTAAATAAGTGTATGAGCGACTTTGATCTCACGTTCTATGGTCGCGAGTTCAACACCTTGTGTCGATCCTTCGAAACACCGACTTTGAACTATCCAAATG AGGAATACATCCTCCACCTGTCACAATTCCGAAACCTCGACGAAACAATCACAGTCCTCAACGCCTATCAAAAGTTCCGCAGCCACTGCATGGACGCAGGGATGAACACCCTCTTCCCTAAGCTCCTCATATATCATTACGGACCATCTCGCAGTTCGAGAAGCACCCTGATCTACGATGCTATCCTCTCCTACATCGAGACGGACATGCCGCGTCTCAAATCGTGCATCTACGTAATGCAAATCGGCCCGCCAGACCAACTTTGGAATACTCTTCTGACCAGAGCGAAAGTCGTCATTGAGCTATCCATGTGCGAAGGCATCCCCGCCATGCTTCTGGCCGCCGTGCAGAAGGGGAAACCCATAATCACTGCCAAGGAAATTGGTCAGTTCTCCTTTACCAAGGGTGTTAATAACATACTTTTCTGTGAGAAGGGTGATGCGGATATCATTGCCAGACTTCTGAGGGATCTCTGGACTGATCCCCGGCTGAGTGAGTTGTTGCTGCCGGGGTCAAGGAGGTTGAGGGACGAGTATACGACGGTTGGGAATGCGGTTAATTGGTTGTTTTTGGCAGCGGAGATGTCGCGAGAAGGCAATGTTGTGGAACCGGATGGGAGAAGTATCTATGAGTTGGCTGGTCAGGGGGCTGGTTTGTGTGCTTGA
- a CDS encoding fungal-specific transcription factor domain-containing protein, producing the protein MKTHKRTRRLFAAYLRRLEADSKRLQNLLKSESSKEQRVEPTPQDESDTLPQEEHGIVNPLFETQPKQSCDKQTEPGFTGEASCIAFGDRLLQCISRSSTPSNATLCYYHPTKTANRVLDDNEYTLPDRTQAKLLVNVAWRFIGNDHHLFLKISFMQEIEAVYQRTIIPGTNYYLQALHMLHDTYEEATLLHVEVLLLIAWYSNSLGRIRSAYSYSGVAMRLALSLGLHRSGSAPATATAVELESRRRTLWMLYYFERMSASKLGLPITVRDEDIDVELPSMNGLTEEEQQEFADPAHICANVKLARITGNILTEIYCLPRRANSMFVQRVHSIIKQLRAWNDALPPELCVRESRTPRPVASLHMAYNECIMQTTRPILLHLFRRRCQGDEKDPSPEFHTLSPITTLLADSCEAQHIFSSCLILIISALLNPNVATSDLLQTSINILRTMRDHGNIPAVDYSKRLSLIQAGASTGSGSEHANPNLGRSQQTDRVQQVGRTRNHGRPSDIAELAVQHSISHSLVADSGMNCADTLAHPLMDTFLDENLSAWPSSMFMDDNAWRSLATEMEEHFLF; encoded by the exons ATGAAGACACACAAACGCACACGGAGACTGTTTGCTGC CTACTTGAGGCGGCTGGAGGCTGACAGCAAACGGTTGCAGAACCTGCTGAAGAGTGAATCTTCGAAAGAGCAGAGAGTTGAACCAACCCCCCAAGATGAATCAGATACTCTGCCGCAAGAGGAACATGGCATTGTGAACCCACTTTTCGAGACACAACCAAAGCAGTCCTGCGACAAACAAACAGAGCCGGGCTTCACAGGAGAAGCATCATGTATCGCATTTGGTGACCGACTACTTCAGTGCATCAGCAGAAGCTCAACTCCCTCCAATGCTACGCTGTGTTACTATCATCCAACGAAAACCGCAAACCGTGTCCTAGATGACAATGAATACACGCTGCCAGACAGAACCCAAGCCAAGCTGCTGGTCAACGTTGCATGGCGCTTTATCGGTAacgatcatcatctgtttcTCAAAATTTCCTTCATGCAAGAGATCGAGGCTGTATACCAGAGGACA ATAATCCCGGGGACGAACTACTATCTCCAGGCCCTGCACATGCTCCACGACACATATGAAGAAGCGACATTATTACATGTCGAGGTCCTTCTATTGATA GCATGGTACTCAAACAGCTTGGGACGCATCCGATCCGCATATTCCTATAGTGGCGTTGCCATGAGGCTGGCATTGAGCCTTGGGTTACATAGATCAGGATCTGCTCCGGCCACAGCTACCGCAGTCGAACTTGAGAGTCGACGACGCACATTGTGGATGCTATACTACTTCGAGCGAATGTCAGCCTCCAAGCTCGGGCTACCCATCACAGTACGGGACGAAGACATAGACGTAGAGCTGCCGTCCATGAACGGCCTCACGGAAGAGGAGCAACAGGAATTTGCAGACCCCGCTCATATATGTGCCAATGTCAAGCTAGCTCGTATCACAGGAAATATCT TAACGGAAATATACTGCCTACCACGACGAGCGAACAGCATGTTCGTGCAAAGAGTACACAGTATCATAAAGCAACTGCGAGCATGGAACGACGCGCTCCCTCCAGAACTCTGTGTTCGGGAAAGTCGAACGCCGCGACCCGTTGCCAGCCTCCACATGGCCTATAACGAGTGCATCATGCAAACGACACGTCCCATTCTTCTGCATCTGTTCCGAAGACGCTGCCAGGGCGATGAAAAAGATCCATCTCCAGAATTCCACACCCTTTCACCCATTACCACTCTCTTAGCAGATAGCTGT GAGGCACAGCACATATTCTCATCTTGCTTAATCCTTATTATCTCCGCTCTTTTGAATCCGAATGTGGCTACTTCTGATCTTCTCCAAACGTCTATCAATATACTTCGGACCATGCGGGACCACGGAAATATTCCCGCAGTAGACTACAGCAAGCGGCTTTCTTTGATACAGGCTGGTGCTTCTACTGGATCCGGGTCGGAACACGCAAATCCTAACCTAGGTAGAAGCCAGCAAACTGATCGAGTTCAGCAAGTGGGTCGGACCAGAAACCATGGTCGACCTTCCGACATTGCTGAATTAGCAGTACAGCACTCGATAAGCCATAGTTTAGTAGCGGATTCCGGTATGAACTGTGCAGATACTCTTGCCCATCCTTTGATGGATACATTCCTGGATGAGAACCTGTCTGCTTGGCCCAGCAGCATGTTCATGGATGATAATGCGTGGAGAAGCTTGGCtacggagatggaggagcaTTTTCTATTCTAG
- a CDS encoding putative 5-oxoprolinase has translation MIRNGIRIAIDRGGTFTDAWADIPGRGDHVVFKVLSVSPDEYDDAPTECIRRILELASGEEIPKGSLLDLSSVESIRMGTTVATNALLERKGDRVALMVTKGFRDSLLIGNQARPNIFDLSVQRLKQLYETVIEVDERITIEGYSEDPEPKPIDTASDPNLVVGLTGEVVRILRTPDLDAVRSQLDTLQSQGYQNLAIGLMHAYTYPEHELQIAKLAEQMGFKVSASSVLQSMAKFVPRTQSAVADAYLTPMTASYLEGFRKGFRGQLDDENTNKVLLSQSDGGLATWNSFSGLRGVLSGPAGGVVGLSRTCYDAEEGRPVLGFDMGGTSTDVARYSGALEHIFENTIAEVTIQTPQLDINTVAAGGGSILTWETGLLKVGPRSAGANPGPACYGKGGPLTVTDANLLLGRIIPEYFPKPLDLDIVKQKFADLTDVVNRDKGGGDAFTSETLALGFLAIANATMTRPIRKLSEGRGYSAASHNLGCFGGAGGQHAVFIARDLGIQKAIIPRYSSVLSAYGMALADVVVENQEPVAWKFEDDTLSELQARLDLISKKGIEALKLQGFDEESIVHECFLNMKYQGSDTTLMIRKPDQLSDFGAAFNTRHAQEFGFSQSRDILIDDIRVRSIGRSRVVDTSSPFIELNKLDDRSTVQPPAPAFTRRVFFDILGWADTNVYTLPDLSPGTRINGPAMIIDETQTIVVDHASRATILPEHVVLEVGSVNQEQLSTNAVDPVQLSVFSHRFMTVAEQMGHTMEKTSISVNIKERLDYSCAIFSADGGLVANAPHIPGHLGSMSTAITAQIERHPPGDLKPGDVIISNHPAAGGTHLPDITTITPVFDDDENPSAILFYVANRGHHADVGGIAPGSMPPNSTELWQEGAAIESFRLVNQGVFDEAGLIRHLYEIPGTFPGCSGTRTLSDNIADLKAAVASNQKGIQLIQALIKEFTWPVVEFYMKAIQENAAQAVRDLLKGFAQRYEGGVLEAEERNDDGIPFHLRVTIDKETGNTIFDFTGTGPEHSGNLNSPQACLHSAIMYCLRSMISADIPLNQGCLAPIHVVCPKGTILSPSITAATVGCTTETSSKIADLVLKAFQAAAASQGTMNNLTFGYGGTDPITGKVIKGFGYYETIAGGAGAGPDWEGTSGVHTHITNTRITDPEILEKRYPVILHEFSIRRGSGGAGLHRGGDGCVRDMEFRIPLQVSILSDRRVTAPYGMAGGKEGKRGENVWIRNDPVTGSTRKVALGPRQTAHFRAGDRIVILTPGGGGWGEEISRDQKESVGLRQKIDSAGQSLLKTQGSLYERNAIAVGN, from the exons ATGATAAGGAATGGAATCCGCATTGCTATCGACAGAGGTGGCACATTCACAGATGCCTGGGCAGATATACCTGGTCGAGGAGATCATGTCGTCTTCAAAGTTCTATCAGTCTCCCCAGACGAGTATGATGATGCCCCGACAGAATGTATCAGACGGATTTTAGAATTGGCAAGCGGCGAGGAGATACCTAAGGGTTCTCTGCTCGACCTGTCGTCAGTTGAATCTATTCGAATGGGTACGACAGTCGCCACAAATGCGCTTCTTGAGCGGAAGGGCGATCGTGTAGCCCTCATGGTAACCAAAGGCTTTCGCGATTCGCTCTTGATTGGTAATCAGGCTCGACCCAACATCTTTGATCTCTCGGTACAACGGCTCAAGCAGCTCTATGAGACCGTGATTGAGGTTGACGAGCGCATCACGATTGAAGGGTATAGCGAAGATCCCGAACCCAAACCCATCGACACCGCGTCTGATCCCAATCTCGTCGTCGGTCTGACAGGCGAGGTAGTGAGAATATTACGAACGCCAGACCTGGATGCCGTTCGCTCACAGCTAGACACGCTGCAATCGCAAGGCTACCAGAATCTAGCCATTGGACTCATGCATGCATATACCTATCCCGAGCACGAGCTTCAGATAGCGAAACTGGCCGAACAAATGGGCTTCAAAGTATCGGCGTCGTCAGTTCTTCAATCCATGGCCAAATTTGTCCCTCGAACCCAATCGGCTGTGGCTGATGCTTACCTCACTCCAATGACTGCCTCGTATCTTGAAGGCTTTCGGAAGGGATTCAGGGGACAACTGGACGATGAAAATACAAACAAGGTACTACTAAGTCAGTCAGATGGTGGCCTGGCCACCTGGAACAGCTTTTCAGGTCTCCGAGGAGTATTAAGTGGTCCTGCCGGGGGTGTTGTAGGTTTGTCGCGAACATGCTACGATGCGGAGGAAGGCCGGCCAGTGTTGGGATTCGATATGGGCGGAACCAGTACTGATGTGGCCCGGTATTCAGGCGCTCTGGAGCATATCTTCGAAAATACCATTGCGGAGGTTACCATTCAGACACCCCAGCTGGATATCAACACTGTCGCAGCGGGAGGTGGATCAATCTTGACCTGGGAGACTGGGTTGCTAAAGGTTGGACCGAGGAGTGCTGGCGCAAATCCTGGTCCAGCTTGCTATGGAAAGGGTGGTCCGTTGACCGTGACGGACGCCAATCTGCTGCTAGGACGAATCATTCCGGAGTATTTTCCAAAACCTCTCGATCTGGACATTGTCAAACAGAAGTTTGCCGATTTGACGGACGTTGTTAACAGAGACAAAGGAGGGGGAGATGCCTTTACCTCAGAAACCCTGGCGCTAGGCTTCTTGGCCATCGCGAATGCAACGATGACAAGACCCATCCGAAAACTGAGTGAAGGCCGAGGGTATAGCGCCGCGAGCCACAACCTTGGATGTTTCGGAGGTGCTGGTGGGCAGCACGCTGTCTTTATTGCTCGAGATCTCGGCATTCAAAAAGCAATCATCCCACGCTACTCGAGTGTCTTGTCTGCATACGGGATGGCTCTAGCTGATGTTGTGGTCGAGAACCAGGAGCCTGTGGCGTGGAAGTTTGAAGACGACACTCTGTCCGAGCTTCAGGCACGGCTAGATTTAATATCGAAGAAAGGTATAGAAGCGTTGAAATTACAGGGCTTTGATGAGGAATCTATCGTACATGAGTGCTTCCTGAACATGAAATACCAAGGCAGCGATACAACCTTGATGATTCGGAAACCTGACCAACTATCAGACTTTGGAGCGGCTTTCAATACTAGACATGCACAAGAGTTCGGATTCTCACAGTCTCGGGATATATTGATCGATGATATCCGCGTGCGGAGTATTGGAAGGTCTCGAGTCGTGGACACCTCGAGCCCGTTCATCGAACTGAACAAGTTGGATGATCGTTCTACAGTTCAGCCACCAGCACCTGCATTTACACGAAGAGTATTCTTTGATATACTCGGTTGGGCAGATACCAACGTTTACACACTCCCTGACTTGAGCCCCGGCACTCGGATCAATGGACCAGCCATGATCATTGACGAAACACAGACGATTGTGGTCGATCATGCAAGCAGAGCTACCATATTGCCCGAGCATGTGGTTTTGGAAGTGGGAAGTGTCAACCAGGAGCAGCTGTCTACCAATGCCGTGGACCCCGTCCAGCTGAGCGTGTTCAGTCATCGATTCATGACCGTGGCGGAGCAAATGGGCCACACGATGGAGAAAACCTCCATATCGGTTAATATCAAAGAGAGATTGGATTATTCATGTGCTATCTTCTCAGCTGATGGTGGACTCGTGGCTAATGCACCTCACATCCCCGGCCACCTTGGCTCCATGAGCACGGCAATCACAGCTCAGATTGAGCGACATCCACCGGGAGATCTGAAACCCGGCGATGTCATCATCAGCAACCACCCGGCTGCGGGTGGCACCCACCTACCCGATATTACTACCATTACACCTGTGTTTGACGACGATGAGAATCCATCGGCGATCTTGTTCTACGTGGCTAACCGCGGTCACCATGCCGACGTGGGTGGAATTGCCCCAGGCTCCATGCCTCCCAACTCGACCGAGCTCTGGCAAGAGGGTGCGGCCATCGAATCTTTCAGACTAGTCAATCAAGGTGTCTTTGACGAGGCTGGATTAATCCGGCATCTGTACGAGATCCCCGGCACATTCCCGGGCTGCAGTGGCACCCGCACGCTGAGCGACAATATTGCCGATTTGAAGGCGGCTGTAGCGTCAAACCAAAAGGGTATTCAGCTGATCCAAGCTCTCATTAAAGAGTTTACTTGGCCGGTCGTCGAGTTCTACATGAAGGCAATCCAGGAGAATGCCGCACAGGCCGTGCGTGACCTACTGAAAGGCTTCGCTCAGCGATATGAAGGAGGGGTGCTCGAAGCAGAGGAGAGGAACGACGACGGAATCCCATTCCATCTAAGAGTGACAATCGACAAGGAGACGGGCAACACTATTTTCGATTTTACTGGCACCGGACCAGAGCATTCGGGGAACCTAAACTCGCCGCAAGCTTGCTTACATTCTGCTATCATG TACTGTCTCCGATCGATGATTTCCGCAGATATACCTCTCAACCAGGGATGTCTAGCTCCAATCCATGTAGTCTGCCCCAAGGGTACTATCCTCTCACCGTCCATCACAGCCGCGACAGTTGGATGCACCACCGAGACGTCATCCAAGATCGCCGACCTCGTCCTGAAAGCCTTCCAAGCAGCCGCCGCCTCCCAAGGCACCATGAACAATCTAACATTCGGCTACGGAGGCACAGACCCCATCACAGGAAAAGTCATCAAAGGCTTCGGGTACTACGAGACCATAGCCGGCGGGGCAGGAGCTGGACCCGACTGGGAAGGCACCAGCGGAGTACACACCCACATAACCAACACTCGCATTACCGATCCCGAGATTCTAGAAAAACGGTACCCAGTCATCCTACATGAATTCTCCATTCGCCGGGGAAGTGGAGGAGCGGGTCTCCATCGGGGAGGCGATGGATGTGTCCGTGATATGGAGTTCCGGATTCCCCTTCAGGTATCGATTCTCTCGGACCGACGCGTCACGGCTCCTTATGGAATGGCGGGTGGCAAGGAGGGGAAGCGGGGAGAGAATGTTTGGATTCGGAATGATCCTGTCACTGGCTCTACGAGGAAGGTTGCCCTTGGGCCTAGGCAGACGGCTCACTTCCGAGCTGGGGATCGTATTGTGATTCTCACGCCTGGGGGAGGTGGCTGGGGGGAGGAGATTTCCCGGGATCAGAAGGAATCTGTGGGTTTACGACAGAAGATTGACAGTGCGGGTCAGAGTCTACTGAAGACACAGGGGAGCTTGTATGAGAGGAATGCGATTGCGGTGGGGAACTAA